From Brassica oleracea var. oleracea cultivar TO1000 chromosome C3, BOL, whole genome shotgun sequence, a single genomic window includes:
- the LOC106328111 gene encoding xyloglucan galactosyltransferase KATAMARI1 homolog, producing MMKPVPRLWVVIPVTFVFCLFVLFQLQISNLFGKNLQITHQVNNFFISIASSSHHQTPNPTRFANESDGNRAKQPQEEETCAGRYIYMHNIPSIFNDDIIQNCKTLIKWFTMCPFMVNSGLGSQVSLSDNKAARVLTSKTGSWYATNQFLLAVIFRERMKHYECLTNDSSLASAFYVPYYAGFDVSRHLWGYNTTVRDELGIKLAKWLRERPEWRKMNGRDHFFVTGRIGWDFRRGLDDDSAWGSKLMLLPEFANMTMLSIETTAWTNEFAVPYPTYFHPKSLSEVRRWQKKVKNVKRRYLYSFVGAPRPNMDGSIRGEIIKQCLASHGRCKFLDCNKGQDCDNPVTVMEVFQRSVFCLQPKGDSYTRRSIFDSILAGCIPVFFHPGSGYNQYMWYFPKDYTKYSVYIPEKGMKDGTVSLRSLLGRIDWGSIVRMRNEVVKIIPKIIYTKPGLVGPEKIDDAFEIALDRVVERVAMVKRMMEEGKDLQSEYSQTRDLKKLE from the coding sequence ATGATGAAACCAGTTCCAAGGCTTTGGGTTGTCATCCCGGTTACGTTTGTGTTTTGTCTCTTCGTTCTGTTTCAACTCCAGATATCAAACTTGTTCGGAAAAAATCTCCAAATCACTCATCAAGTAAACAACTTCTTCATCTCCATCGCTTCTTCATCACACCATCAAACCCCAAACCCCACCAGATTTGCGAATGAGAGCGATGGAAACAGAGCAAAACAGCCCCAAGAAGAAGAAACTTGTGCAGGAAGGTACATATATATGCACAACATCCCAAGCATATTCAACGACGACATCATTCAAAACTGTAAAACACTCATCAAATGGTTCACCATGTGTCCCTTCATGGTCAATTCCGGCCTCGGCTCCCAGGTTTCACTATCCGATAACAAGGCAGCTCGTGTCTTAACCTCCAAAACCGGTTCTTGGTACGCAACAAACCAGTTCTTGCTAGCGGTTATCTTCCGTGAGAGGATGAAACATTACGAGTGTTTGACCAACGATTCATCTCTAGCCTCAGCGTTCTACGTCCCATACTACGCAGGTTTTGACGTGAGCCGTCACCTCTGGGGATACAACACAACGGTTAGAGACGAATTGGGTATAAAGCTGGCTAAATGGCTTAGAGAGAGACCCGAGTGGAGGAAGATGAACGGTAGAGATCACTTCTTTGTAACAGGACGGATCGGTTGGGACTTCAGGAGAGGTTTAGATGATGATTCAGCGTGGGGAAGCAAACTGATGCTGTTACCAGAGTTTGCTAACATGACGATGTTATCGATAGAAACCACTGCTTGGACTAATGAGTTTGCGGTTCCTTATCCTACTTACTTCCATCCCAAGAGCTTGTCCGAGGTTAGGAGATGGCAGAAGAAAGTGAAGAATGTGAAGAGGAGGTACTTGTATTCGTTTGTTGGAGCTCCAAGGCCTAACATGGATGGATCTATAAGGGGTGAGATTATAAAGCAATGCCTTGCGTCTCACGGTAGGTGCAAGTTTCTTGATTGTAATAAAGGTCAAGATTGCGATAACCCGGTTACGGTGATGGAAGTGTTCCAACGTTCGGTTTTCTGTTTACAACCTAAAGGAGATTCGTATACTAGAAGATCGATATTTGATTCGATTTTGGCCGGTTGCATACCGGTTTTCTTCCATCCCGGTTCGGGTTATAACCAGTATATGTGGTATTTTCCAAAGGATTATACCAAGTACTCGGTTTACATACCGGAGAAAGGGATGAAGGATGGAACGGTTAGTCTTAGGAGTTTGTTGGGTAGGATTGATTGGGGGAGTATTGTGAGGATGAGGAATGAAGTTGTGAAGATTATACCGAAGATAATATACACTAAACCGGGATTGGTTGGACCGGAGAAGATTGATGATGCGTTTGAGATTGCATTGGATAGGGTTGTTGAGAGGGTAGCAATGGTTAAGAGGATGATGGAAGAAGGGAAAGATCTTCAGAGTGAGTATTCACAGACTAGGGACTTGAAAAAACTTGAGTGA